In Sphaeramia orbicularis chromosome 1, fSphaOr1.1, whole genome shotgun sequence, a genomic segment contains:
- the hyls1 gene encoding hydrolethalus syndrome protein 1 isoform X2, which produces MDSLDFTEEEIQEQLEILGYKNIPKHKLREFKRDLDDLIQRGEWKSLSSSNQVNSQTATSHLSPPAYTKEKLSRHCFRNGDGFFLHAQNGDHDTRVLTTCQNRDYGRQGGCCDSYARHSVASRQQLAPGAPNMLQVELDPEDTTLHPPQTDSFMSTPDSQGRHFIRRKVLRKHNGESLVCDESIYSEDSDAASRLEERLADLHLSPSAQHDSENEDVTSRSDTQSSEAEGMSLTAFESYIRTMTRTRSDGDIRPKPKSFIRPVLSQPIIKKTDPVAKYFQYKQLWEMFKLPGEKDRRDLRWEIRERLAYQPPPPKPRRVFVPNTYTVPTEKKRSALRWEIRNDLANGLLPHKYSYRF; this is translated from the exons ATGGACAGCCTAGATTTTACTGAAGAGGAAATTCAGGAACAGTTGGAGATACTCGGCTACAAGAATATACCAAAACACAAACTACGAGAGTTTAAGCGAG ATCTGGATGATTTGATTCAACGCGGAGAATGGAAAAGCCTGTCCTCGTCAAATCAAGTAAACTCCCAGACAGCCACATCTCACCTGAGTCCTCCTGCCTACACCAAAGAGAAAT TGAGTCGGCACTGCTTCAGAAATGGTGACGGTTTTTTCTTACATGCACAAAATGGGGATCATGACACACGG GTACTTACCACCTGTCAGAACCGAGACTATGGGCGGCAGGGGGGATGCTGTGACTCGTACGCTCGGCACTCTGTGGCTTCAAGGCAGCAGCTGGCTCCAGGTGCTCCCAACATGCTGCAGGTGGAGCTGGACCCTGAGGATACGACACTTCACCCACCACAGACTGACAGCTTTATGTCAACCCCTGACAGCCAGGGGAGACACTTCATCAGGAGAAAAGTCCTGAG GAAACATAATGGCGAGTCTCTTGTCTGCGATGAATCAATCTACAGCGAAGACTCAG ATGCTGCGAGTCGTCTGGAGGAGCGTCTGGCTGACCTGCATTTGTCTCCGTCTGCTCAACATGACTCCGAGAACGAAGACGTAACGAGTCGCAGCGACACCCAGAGCTCCGAGGCCGAGGGGATGTCTCTGACAGCCTTCGAATCCTACATCAGAACCATG ACTCGAACTCGAAGCGACGGAGACATCAGACCAAAACCCAAATCTT TTATCCGGCCAGTGCTGAGTCAGCCGATCATCAAAAAGACAGATCCAGTGGCAAA GTACTTCCAGTATAAACAGCTCTGGGAAATGTTCAAACTTCCAGGAGAAAAAGACAGGAGAGATCTTCGCTGGGAAATACGG GAACGACTTGCATACCAGCCTCCACCG CCGAAACCTCGCAGAGTTTTCGTACCGAACACCTACACTGTGCCGACGGAGAAAAAACGTTCAGCGCTCCGGTGGGAGATCAGGAACGATTTGGCCAATGGCCTCCTTCCACACAAGTACAGCTACCGATTTTAG
- the hyls1 gene encoding protein PFC0760c isoform X1, whose amino-acid sequence MYKMYSAQSDKESDDDNNSLNSSFWSDGERQDEEDEEERVEIQQPVDEEESKPAAKVEESLQEDLGEEKPELNKLNNVTEENPEERTTDEDDDNDDDSEGDSQNDDSDDEDHDDDHADDDDEDDGVNDGDPSDGERCSSSSGSPAPSLMTSGYGTYRPEEQEAGDYRDNHTITEFDQDSQGDLSEVRDDDDDRSLCSFGGFDIEPTHDLDYESAQPLQDDKLTDEVVCYEDPHEEVNFTNMKVEQVKSEDSEEKYEDLTDTKSEEHHHHVTAAEDRLLDGDPLGSGSDYKLNEEYETPEAEEQQFEEEDNLEEGGSKREDDLEKAEFEEESSVEKMESKEENNLKKVESEGEDDSSSNKDIKFIDSKVDLSWSTYRMLEEWEGNLRPRMDAASRLEERLADLHLSPSAQHDSENEDVTSRSDTQSSEAEGMSLTAFESYIRTMTRTRSDGDIRPKPKSFIRPVLSQPIIKKTDPVAKYFQYKQLWEMFKLPGEKDRRDLRWEIRERLAYQPPPPKPRRVFVPNTYTVPTEKKRSALRWEIRNDLANGLLPHKYSYRF is encoded by the exons ATGTACAAAATGTACAGCGCTCAGTCGGACAAGGAGAGTGACGATGATAACAACTCACTCAACTCTTCTTTTTGGTCTGATGGTGAGCGTCaggatgaggaagatgaagaggagagggTGGAGATTCAGCAACCGGTCGATGAAGAAGAATCTAAACCTGCAGCAAAAGTAGAGGAATCCCTTCAGGAGGATTTAGGGGAGGAAAAGCCTGagctgaacaaactgaacaatgtTACAGAAGAAAATCCAGAGGAGAGAACAACTGATGAGGATGACGACAATGATGACGACAGCGAAGGTGACAGTCAGAATGATGACAGTGATGATGAGGATCACGATGACGATCacgctgatgatgatgatgaagacgatggtGTCAATGATGGCGACCCCAGTGATGGGGAAAGGTGCAGCAGCAGCTCTGGTAGTCCAGCTCCAAGTCTGATGACCTCTGGTTATGGCACCTACAGACCAGAGGAGCAGGAGGCCGGAGACTACAGAGACAACCACACCATTACAGAGTTTGACCAGGACAGTCAGGGAGACCTTTCTGAGGTGAGAGACGACGACGATGATCGGTCACTTTGCAGCTTCGGTGGGTTTGATATTGAACCCACACATGATCTGGACTATGAGTCCGCTCAGCCGTTACAAGACGACAAACTCACCGATGAAGTGGTTTGTTATGAAGATCCACATGAAGAGGTCAACTTCACCAACATGAaggtggaacaagtgaaaagtgAGGATTCTGAGGAGAAATATGAGGATTTGACAGATACAAAATCAGAAGAACATCACCACCATGTTACTGCAGCTGAAGACAGACTGTTGGATGGAGATCCTTTGGGTAGTGGAAGTGACTATAAACTGAATGAAGAATATGAAACGCCTGAAGCAGAGGAGCAGCAGTTTGAAGAGGAAGACAATTTAGAGGAAGGGGGATCTAAAAGGGAAGATGATCTGGAGAAAGCAGAGTTTGAAGAGGAAAGTAGTGTGGAAAAAATGGAATCGAAAGAGGAAAATAATTTAAAGAAAGTGGAGTCTGAGGGTGAAGATGATTCTTCAAGCAACAAGGACATAAAGTTCATTGACTCCAAAGTGGATCTGAGCTGGTCCACGTACAGGATGTTGGAGGAGTGGGAAGGAAACCTCAGACCAAGGATGG ATGCTGCGAGTCGTCTGGAGGAGCGTCTGGCTGACCTGCATTTGTCTCCGTCTGCTCAACATGACTCCGAGAACGAAGACGTAACGAGTCGCAGCGACACCCAGAGCTCCGAGGCCGAGGGGATGTCTCTGACAGCCTTCGAATCCTACATCAGAACCATG ACTCGAACTCGAAGCGACGGAGACATCAGACCAAAACCCAAATCTT TTATCCGGCCAGTGCTGAGTCAGCCGATCATCAAAAAGACAGATCCAGTGGCAAA GTACTTCCAGTATAAACAGCTCTGGGAAATGTTCAAACTTCCAGGAGAAAAAGACAGGAGAGATCTTCGCTGGGAAATACGG GAACGACTTGCATACCAGCCTCCACCG CCGAAACCTCGCAGAGTTTTCGTACCGAACACCTACACTGTGCCGACGGAGAAAAAACGTTCAGCGCTCCGGTGGGAGATCAGGAACGATTTGGCCAATGGCCTCCTTCCACACAAGTACAGCTACCGATTTTAG
- the col9a1a gene encoding collagen, type IX, alpha 1a, translating to MAPSRIYRESLLVLLLQIVLICSAQRGPVGPRGPPGPEGAAGVPGVDGIDGDRGVDSTVDGGPGPDGDNGKDGADGPAGLPGADGPVGPPGDPGPVGPQGPKGDPGARGPPGEPGVGPDGLDGIPGTDGLPGELGKVGAPGARGKRGQVGLPGPAGPRGPPGVYQGEDLCPNACPSGLHGHSGLPGMKGHKGVKGESGEPGRQGHKGEEGDQGLQGEVGAQGLPGPGGPRGLPGIMGSKGDRGPRGKPGDVGPRGIQGSPGDPGQRGAIGETGPRGVQGDVGPQGIRGVPGPKGEPGLPGPDGREGIPGLPGSKGLPGKSGAPGDAGSQGLPGLPGAFGPKGHGGATGSTGDPGVVGLMGSPGKQGERGEQGEVGPVGPRGGPGDRGERGPDGPPGSPGPRGSKGDPGLPGLPGPAGYRGQKGDRGAVGLDGPKGEQGPPGAEGTPGERGDVGDEGEQGEKGSTGPPGETGNKGSEGSRGQSGKEGKEGQPGPRGMQGDMGVPGLPGAQGPAGKSPTDTHIKQVCMRVMQEQLAQLAASLSRPESGISGLPGPPGPPGPPGPVGENGFPGHAGSRGLPGLKGPPGLIGRKGPKGDQGDRGDRGATARGAKGEPGAPGLPGEPGRPAYGRDGRDGMKGSRGVPGVSGVPGPPGPAGLNGYCESSQCVLPMVASPVSAKDSGMKGPNEM from the exons ATGGCTCCGTCCAGGATCTATCGGGAGTCTTTGCTGGTGCTTTTACTGCAAATCGTGTTGATTTGCTCTGCTCAG AGAGGCCCTGTTGGTCCCAGAGGCCCCCCGGGACCCGAAGGAGCAGCCGGCGTTCCTGGCGTGGACGGCATTGAT GGTGACAGAGGAGTGGACTCCACAGTGGACGGAGGGCCA GGCCCTGATGGTGACAACGGTAAAGACGGTGCCGACGGGCCTGCAGGTCTTCCAGGTGCAGAT GGACCAGTTGGACCTCCTGGAGATCCAGGTCCAGTCGGCCCACAGGGACCAAAA GGGGATCCTGGTGCTCGTGGACCCCCTGGGGAGCCT GGTGTCGGACCTGATGGGCTTGAT GGTATTCCTGGTACAGACGGGCTGCCGGGGGAACTTGGTAAAGTTGGTGCCCCT GGAGCAAGAGGCAAGAGGGGTCAAGTGGGTCTTCCTGGTCCTGCTGGGCCTCGG GGACCTCCGGGAGTCTACCAAGGCGAGGACCTG TGTCCCAACGCCTGCCCCTCTGGTTTACATGGACATTCTGGACTCCCTGGCATGAAA GGCCACAAAGGGGTCAAAGGTGAATCTGGTGAGCCAGGAAGACAAGGTCACAAG GGAGAGGAAGGTGACCAAGGACTTCAGGGAGAAGTCGGAGCTCAAGGACTACCA GGTCCAGGTGGACCAAGAGGCCTCCCAGGAATAATGGGCTCCAAAGGCGACAGG GGACCTCGTGGAAAACCTGGTGATGTTGGTCCTCGAGGAATTCAGGGATCTCCA GGAGATCCAGGCCAAAGAGGAGCCATAGGTGAAACGGGGCCAAGGGGAGTCCAG GGGGATGTTGGTCCTCAAGGAATCAGAGGAGTACCTGGACCAAAAGGAGAACCT GGTCTTCCTGGTCCAGATGGTCGTGAGGGAATTCCTGGGTTGCCAGGATCCAAG GGTCTTCCAGGAAAAAGTGGGGCCCCAGGTGACGCTGGCTCTCAAGGACTTCCT GGTTTGCCAGGAGCTTTTGGCCCAAAAGGACATGGTGGTGCTACG GGTTCTACAGGTGATCCAGGAGTTGTAGGACTGATGGGGTCTCCAGGAAAGCAG GGTGAACGTGGAGAACAGGGGGAGGTTGGACCAGTTGGACCCAGAGGAGGACCA ggtgacagaggagagagaggaccTGATGGACCTCCAGGATCACCAGGACCAAGG gGAAGCAAAGGGGACCCAGGACTTCCAGGACTTCCTGGACCTGCCGGCTATCGTGGCCAAAAAGGAGACAGG GGTGCAGTCGGTCTCGATGGTCCAAAAGGAGAGCAG GGACCTCCAGGTGCAGAGGGAACTCCAGGAGAGAGAGGAGACGTG GGTGATGAGGGCGAACAAGGAGAGAAAGGATCG ACCGGCCCACCAGgagagacaggaaataaaggatctGAAGGAAGCCGAGGACAGTCAGGGAAAGAGGGCAAGGAGGGCCAGCCGGGACCACGTGGTATGCAAGGCGACATGGGAGTACCAGGCCTGCCGGGCGCACAAGGACCAGCG GGGAAATCACCAACGGATACACACATCAAACAAGTCTGTATGAGAGTAATGCAAG AGCAGCTGGCCCAACTAGCAGCCAGTCTGAGCAGACCTGAGTCAGGCATCTCAGGGCTCCCCGGACCCCCCGGCCCACCTGGACCACCGGGCCCTGTCGGGGAGAACGGTTTCCCCGGACACGCCGGATCAAGAGGACTGCCTGGTCTTAAAGGTCCTCCTGGGCTGATCGGCCGCAAAGGACCTAAAG GTGACCAGGGTGACAGAGGGGACCGAGGAGCCACAGCGAGAGGAGCCAAAGGAGAACCAGGAGCTCCAGGTCTACCAG GT